GCGGAAATCGCGGCCATCCTCATGCACCGGCTTGCTCCAGGCGCTGCCGGTGCGCTGGTCCTCCAGCAGATCGCCATTGATGAAGCCCGGCTCGCCATTGATGTAGGCGCATGCGGTGACTTCCTCGAACACCATGCGGGCATGCGCGGTCAGCGGCTCGGACGCGTCGCCCGACTGCACGCGCTGCCAGAATTCGCGGTCGACCATGACGGAGTGGTTCGCGGTCCACAGCCCGCCCTCCGACTTGGCGCGGATGAAGCGGCGGATCGCCGGGTCGCGCCACGACTTCGTCGCCATGCGCGCGGCGCGGCGGGCGCCGCCCACCTGCACCTCGACCGAGAGGTGATGGTCGACCAGCAGCGCCTGCTCCCAGGGCTGCAGCGCCTCGGCGGCGCGGTCGCGCGCGCGGGCGGGCTGGATCACATGCCGGCGGATGTTCAGCAGCCCGCGCAGCAACGAGATCGGGCCGGAGGAGGGGCGCCCCTGCATGCCGCGGATCGGGCTGCCGGCCGGGCGGATCGCCGAGAGGTCGAGCACCAGCACCCGGTCGCGCGCGCCCTGGAAGGCCATCGCCTCCAGCACCTCGATCGCCTTGGCCCAGCCCTCGCGGCTGTCCTCGACCCGGTGCAGCACGGCATTCGCCGGCAGGTTCTCGAGATCGGCGCGCAGCTCGGTCGCCAGGAAATCATGGATGGCGCGCTCGGAGGCCTCGTCCAGCGCGGTCGCGCCCCAGGGCAGCAGCCCCATCTCGGTGCCGAAACGGCGCAGCGCCTCGGCATCGCGCGGATAGTCGGCATGGCTGGGGGAAAGGTGCAGCACCAGCTCGGGCGCATCGCCCCATTCGACGGGCGTCAGCGCGTCGTCATAGGCGCGGCCGACGCCCGAGCCGTTCAGCAGCAGGTAGAATTCGGCGAAGGAGGCGATCGCCGTGGCGCAATTGGTGAACACCTCCATGTTGCGCCCGGCCTGGCCGGCATCGCCATGCTGAAGGTGCCGGCCCGAGGTCAGCAGCGCGCCGGTCGCGATGGCGTTGCGCAGCCGCGCCTCCTCGCGCGCCAGCTCCGGACTGGCGCCGAGCAGCCCGACATTGCCCGCCGCCACCCGGTCGGCGACGCGGCCGAAATCCTCCTGGTCCTCGGGGCGGAACACGGTGCGGCGGCCGACCGCGACCCCCATGCCGAGGTCCAGCCGGCGCCCCGGCAGGGGTTTCTCGCCGAAGCCTTCCCCAGGCAGGCGGCCGGTCATCGGCGACAGGGGGAAGGGCTGGCGATAGCCGTCCATGGGATAAGCTCCGGCTTGTCTCGAACTGCCGGCGACGCGAATCGCCGCCGGCCCGACACAAGATATGGTATCCCGGCCGCCTGTCACCTACCCAATATGCTGTGCGCCGATCACGATTTGCGAATCCCTCGCGACTCGCTGCGGCGCTTGAAGACCGCCCTGAACTCGGACCGGTTGAGCACCAGAAGCAGGCCCCCGGCCGCCAGCAGGACCAGCAGCGGCAGCCCCACGCTCATCCACATCGGCTTGGCTCCTTCCTCTTGTTGGGGGAGAACCGGGGGCAGGGGGCAGGGTTGCCCGGGCTGGCCGCGCCGGGCGGCGCTGCTACTCTGGCCGTGTTACCGGCGCGGCCGGGTCGGGCCAGGCAGGGCAGGGGAGGGGGCATGGACGAGATCGACCGCAAGATCCTGGCGCTGCTGCAGCAGGATGCGACGCTCTCCGTCGCCCAGCTGGCCGACCGGGTGGGGCTGTCCACCACCCCCTGCTGGAAGCGGGTGCAGAAGCTGGAGGCCGGCGGCGTCATCACCGGCCGCGTCGCCCTGGTCTCGCCCGAGGCGGTCGGGCTCGGCCTGTCCGTCTTCGTCGCCATCGAGGCGGGCGACCACAGCCAGGCCTGGATGGAGCGCTTCGCCCAGGCGG
The sequence above is a segment of the Pseudoroseomonas cervicalis genome. Coding sequences within it:
- a CDS encoding recombinase translates to MDGYRQPFPLSPMTGRLPGEGFGEKPLPGRRLDLGMGVAVGRRTVFRPEDQEDFGRVADRVAAGNVGLLGASPELAREEARLRNAIATGALLTSGRHLQHGDAGQAGRNMEVFTNCATAIASFAEFYLLLNGSGVGRAYDDALTPVEWGDAPELVLHLSPSHADYPRDAEALRRFGTEMGLLPWGATALDEASERAIHDFLATELRADLENLPANAVLHRVEDSREGWAKAIEVLEAMAFQGARDRVLVLDLSAIRPAGSPIRGMQGRPSSGPISLLRGLLNIRRHVIQPARARDRAAEALQPWEQALLVDHHLSVEVQVGGARRAARMATKSWRDPAIRRFIRAKSEGGLWTANHSVMVDREFWQRVQSGDASEPLTAHARMVFEEVTACAYINGEPGFINGDLLEDQRTGSAWSKPVHEDGRDFRSARYQVDAAAGLLAECSRRAATARFPVTTNPCGEITLHVTGGYCVIADFAPLLACPAPLEALTPGEIDPELAALWDERVEDAVRLGVRFLIRANRMDALYAEEVARTNRIGIGPTGLHEWAWMRFGLGFEDLLDEARSAPFWDMLGRLSESAKHEAAVYADQLGMTRPVTVTTVKPAGTTSKLFGLTEGAHLPARRQYLRWVQFKGTRDAATGEWHTGSDPLLADYQKRGYPLRELRSFPGMTIVGFPTVPLASRLGLGEKLVTAPEASPEQQYQWLRLLERHWIGAERGNQVSYTLKVYTNRHDLAAFRAIVAAEQPKVRCCSVLPSKPDAELGYEYLPEEEVSAGRFAAIVEGIADEAVQEAVDWAHLQCASGVCPI
- a CDS encoding Lrp/AsnC family transcriptional regulator — translated: MDEIDRKILALLQQDATLSVAQLADRVGLSTTPCWKRVQKLEAGGVITGRVALVSPEAVGLGLSVFVAIEAGDHSQAWMERFAQAVAAMPEVMEAYRMAGEVDYMLRVAVTDMAAYDRFYKRLIAAVQPRNVTSRFAMERMKHSTALPLNSPAFRERGEGRE